Genomic segment of Caproiciproducens sp. NJN-50:
ACCGTCTCGGTAAACCGGCTGTGTCAAGGAGTGTAATCCAATGCGCATTGCGTGCTTTTGATTCCGTTTCATGGCAATTCTTCTGTGCTACGGCATAGGTTATTTTTTCTCAAGATGGATGTTTCTTTTGCAATACCCTTTCCGGATTTCTCTGCCTTTCTTATTTACGATTGTCCTACCCGAGAGAAGTAAAGCTCGCAATTCACCATCGAATGAAAATGTTTTCAAACACATTGACAAAGCTTGATTTGACGCATATAATAATGATATATCGAATATTCTTGATATGAGGTGAAGAATTGGTAGCGGCTTATGAGGAACACGCAAAGGTGTTCAAAGCATTTTGCGATGAAAAACGTCTGAGGATACTCGGGCTTCTGCGCGGCGGCGAAAAATGCGCCTGCGTTTTGTTGGAGCAGCTGGACTTGGGACAATCGGGGCTTTCCTACCACATGAAAATTCTGGTTGAGTCAGGCATTGTGGAGAGTCGGCAGGAAGGCAAATGGACGCATTACAAAATTAGTGAAAAAGGCAGTGCTAATGCCTGTGCTCTATTAAAGAAACTGACAACGCCGGACTTGGTTAGAGAAGAAGGTAATTGTTGCGAAAGATAAAAGCCATCTGAAGGATGGCTTTTAACAGGCACAATACATCAAAATTTATTGATATGATTGTCCTATTTTGAAAGTGAGGTTCATTGGTGTGCAGCTATTAAAAGCAATCTGGGATTTCTTTCAAGGCCAAATACTTGGAATGAAGTGGTTGAATAGTATCATCGGCAACGGTTTATCGGCCTTGGGACTGGACCTAAACAACCGCTGGATTGGGAGCATTCAATTTTTTATTTATGACGTTATAAAGATTGTACTTCTTTTATGCTTCCTAATTTTTATTATTAGCTATATTCAGAGCTATTTTCCTCCTGAGCGAAGCAAGAAGATATTGGGTCGTTTTCATGGGATTGGGGCGAACTCGGCGGCGGCGCTGCTCGGGACGGTGACACCGTTCTGTTCATGTTCATCAATACCGCTTTTCATAGGTTTTACATCTGCAGGTCTGCCTTTGGGAGTAACTTTTTCATTTCTTATATCCTCTCCGATGGTAGACCTTGGCTCCCTTGTCCTTTTGATGAGTATCTTTGGCGCAAAGGTAGCTAGCTTTCATCGGAAAGAGGGCTGATCGTGAGTTTACTCATCGACAGCCACCTCCGTATATTTCATCGTGACACCGTCACGGATAACAGAGACGGCATCGGCGCTGGCGACTTGCTCGATATACCGCTTTACAATGACATCGCAGTATTTTTCATCAAGCTCAATAGTGAAACAAATCCTGTCGGATTGCTCACAGGCGATGAGTGTAGAACCGCTGCCGCCGAAAGGGTCGAGCACGATGCAGTTTGTTAGACTGCTATTCATGATCGGATATGCCAGCAACGCAATCGGCTTCATGGTCGGATGGTCAGCGTTTTTCTTTGACTTTTCGAACTCCCAAATGGTGGTCTGCTTGCGGTCTGTGTACCAGTTGTGCTTACCTTTTTTCTTCCAGCCGAACAACACAGGCTCGTGCTGCCACTGGTATGGGGAGCGCCCAAGCACCAGCGACGGCTTTTTCCAGATGCAGCACCCGGAAAGCTGAAAACCTACGTCCGAGAATGCCTTTCTGAAATTCAAACCTTCGGTGTCGGCATGAAACACATAAATGGAAGCGTCCTGCGCCATCGCCGCTTCGGTGTTCGTAAACGCCGCAAGCAGGAAGTCATAGAACGCTTGGTTGCCCATGTTATCGTTTTTGATTTTACCTGCGGCACCTTCATAATTGACGTTGTATGGCGGGTCGGTCACCACCAGATTGGCGAGCTTCCCATCCATCAGAGCGGTAAAGGTGCCGGCTTTGGTGGAATTACCGCAGACCAGCCGATGTCGACCGAGCAGCCACACATCGCTCGGCTTGGTCATGGTGGGCTTTTGTAGTTCTGCGTCCACATCAAAATCATCGTCGTGGATACCATCTTTTAAGCTGTCCTTGAACAGGTCGTCAATCTCTCCGGGGTCGAAGCCCGTGAGTGAAACATCGAAGTCCGCACCCTGCAAATCCGCAATGAGTAGAGCCAGCTTGTCTTTGTCCCAGTCACCGGATATTTTATTGAGCGCAACATTGAGCGCCTTTTCCTTTTCGGCGTCCATCTCAACGACCACACACTCGACTTCGGTAATGCCCATGCCGAGTAATACTTTCAACCGCTGGTGGCCGCCGACGACATGGCTTGTGGTCTTATTCCATATAACGGGTTCAACATAACCGAACTGCTCGATGGAGCGTTTCAGCTTTTCATATTCTGGGTCACCCGGCTTGAGGTCTTTTCTGGGGTTATAGTCGGCGGGGATGAGCCGCTCAATCTGAATTTTTTCTATCAACATATTTCTCCGCCGCCTTTCTCAGTTCTTTGTAATGCTCACTGCCGTCCTCCCACGGGAATAGACAGGAATTGAAGTGTCCGTAGGCCGCCGTGTCCTTATAGATGACATTGCGCAGTCGTAGCTTTTCGATGATTGCCGCCGGGCGCAGATTGAACACAGACAGCACGATTTCACGCAGTTCATCATTGGTGAGGGCGTTCGTACCAAAAGCGTCGATGTCTACTGCCACAGGATCGGCCTTGCTGATGGCATAAGAAAGAGCGACCTCGCATCTCTCAGCCAAGTCGCTCCATACGATATTTTTTGCGATGTACCGTGCCATGTAAGCGCCGCTGCGGTCCACCTTTGTGGGGTCTTTGCCGGAAAACGCTCCGCCGCCGTGAAGAGCAAGCCCTCCGTAGGTGTCCACCATCATCTTTCTGCCCGTCAAGCCTGTGTCGGCGGCGGGACCGCCCTCGACAAATCTGCCGGAGGGATTGATAAGGATTTCGGTGTCATCGTCAAAGGGAAAGTCCTCAAAGCACTGCCAGAGCACGTTTTGCTTGATGTCGGAGTAAAGCTGCTCCTGTGTTTTATCCTTGTCGTGCTGAACGGAAACCACGATAGTCTTTATGCGCTTGGGCTTGCCGCCCTCATATTCAACCGTGACCTGCGCTTTGCCGTCCGGCAGAATACCTTTCACGATTTTATCCTTGCGGACGGTATCCACACGCTTGACGATGCGGTGCGCCAGCACCAGCGGGAGTGGAAGCATCTCACGGGTTTCATTGGTTGCATAACCGTAAACCGTGCCTTGGTCGCCGGCACCCATGGAAGCATAGCGTTCCTCACTGCCGTTTCGGGCTTCAAGAGCGGTGGTCACTCCGGCGTCGATATCCTTGCTCTGTTTATGGACGAATACAAAAATCGTAAACTTCCACGGATTGTAGCCGACCTTGCGGAGGACTTCACGCACCTCCAAGCGGATGTCAACTTTGCCGTCGCAGGTGATCTCGCCCGCAACGATGATTTTTCCTTTTGTCGCCATGACTTCGCAGGCAACACGGGAGGACTTGTCTTTGCGCAGACAGGCATCAAGGATGCTGTCGGCAATGAGATCGCACAGTTTATCCGGGTGTCCGGCACAGACGCTTTCTGCTGTTTTATAAGTAATCATAGTTTATTTTCCTTTCCGAGCGGAGAGAAGCCGCTCCATCACATCGTCCTGCGGATTGGCTCCGTTGTATTCGCCGGTGCAGTTTTCCTTTACGATCTGAAATATTTCCATCCACAGGCGGTTGGTCTGGTTCATATAGTTCTGGCCCATCGCCACATAGGGGCTTTGGATAGCGTTGCCGGTGGTAGGGTGCTTTGCTAAAAACCCGTACTCTGTCACGGCCTCCTCACATTGAATCCATCGGGCCACGCTCATGGCATAGCGTTCCAGAAGCTGCGGAGAGACAAGCGTCGAGCAGCCCCGCTCGTTCAGCCATACCCATGTGGATTTATATATTTCACTTGCGACGAGCGTCTTGCCGTCCTTCTGCACAGCTTCAAGCATCTTGTTAGGCTCGGGCATCGTCTGACCCTGCAAGTCCGCCGTATCTGAAAACTCCATCACAGTCAATTTTCTGCCGCCGGGGTTACCGGCTGATATTTTGTCGGCGAGTGGTTTCTTTTTTGCACCCGCACCGACACGAGCGCCACCTCTGTTGGTGCCGTCTTTCGCCATATTCATCACACTCCTTTTGGGCTGGGTCTATTCCCTTGTCTGATTGTGCGTTTTTCAACACGAAGCCCCACGCCGCTGTCCGTAAAAATTAGTTGTAGAGATTTGATTACCCCCTGGGATGTCTTGTGCGTTTGTGCTTTCTGTATTTATTGCATTCAATTGCACATACTATTAACAATAACTAGAGAAAACTCACGATTAGGAGAATTATGAATTTTATTGTAATATGCGCAACAAGCATCTTTTCTTATTTGTCACTCTTTATCTTGACCAAGCTGATGGGGCACAAGCAAATCTCACAGCTTGACTTTTTTGATTATATTACCGGCATTACCATTGGATCAATAGCCGCGGAGCTTGCGACAGATTTGGAAGAGCCCTGGAAACCTCTTTTGGCTATGATAATATACGCAATGGTCACGCTCTTGCTCAGTGTTATAGCAAGAAAGTTTCCACGAACCCGCAAATACCTCAATGGAACGTCTGTAATAATCATGGATAACGGGAAACTGAACCGAGAGAGCCTCAAGAAAGTGAAGTTAGACGTCAATGAATTTCTAGTAATGTGCCGGGAGCAAGGGTATTTTGATCTAAGCAGTATTCAGACGGCATTGTTTGAATACAACGGTAAATTGACTATTTTACCTATAAGCTCACGCCGTCCGACAATACCGGAGGATTTTCAATTAAATCCGAAACAAGAAACCTTATTTGCAGAAGTAATTATGGACGGGAGGATAATTCAGAAAAACCTGCAACAAATCGGTTTTGATCTTAATTGGCTTTCAAAACAATTAAATCAGCATGGGATCCGTTCTTACGAAGACGTATTTTTAGCTGTGTGTGATAGAAATCAAAATATTTCCTTTTATAAGAAAGAAGACAAATAACAACTCACCACCGGTCACCGCTCTCGGCTGTGATTCGGGAGTGACAGGATTTGCAGAGAGCCATGAGGTTACTCTTCTCATTGCCTCCACCCTTGGAGAGCGGGAGGATGTGGTGTACCTCCTCGGCAGGCGTGAGCTTACCTTGCTTTTGGCACTCCTCGCACAGTGGGTGCGCTTTAATGTAGCGGTCACGGATACGCTTCCATGCACGACCGTATCGCTTGTTGGAAGCAGGGTCGCGTTCGTACTGGTTGTATTGTTTTGTGACAACCTTTTGATGTTCGGCACAGTATTGCTCGCATTCAGCAAGCCGACCGCAGCCGGGGTAGGCACAGGGACGTTTGGGTTTGTATGGCATGGGGCACCTCCTTTGGGCATAAGAAAAGCCCCCAAGGATTGCTCCCTGAAGGCTCATCTCTATTCTTCTTCGCCATTATAATACTATCATAAGAAACAGGTGTCTTTCAGTGTCTTTTCGTGTCCACTTCAGAAGAAGCAGGGACTTTGCATTCCTCCAGCGCCCGAATGTGGAGCTTGTGAGTGTAGCGTAGGTCGTAACCCATGTCCACAGCAATCTTCTCCCAAGAGAGGAAGCAAAGGTAGCGTTTCTCCAAAAGGGTCTGATGCTCCGGGTTGGCCACAGCTTTTACAACACCCATGATTTCTTTTTTGAGGTCAACAAGCGTGTCAATATCGCGGTTGATTTCGTTTTGCAGGTCGACAATCTTACAAATGGCATCAGCCATACGAGAGGTAGAAGCACTGGGGTTCCTGGGCATACCTGTCAGGACGGATGTGCAGTTCGTTGCCAGCTCGTTCAGAGAATCAACCTGCTGGAGCTTAGATTTGATACGCATATCCAGATAACGCGCTTGAGAAAGGTAGGTTTTAGTATTCATAGCGCACCTTTTCCTTTCTCAGCTTGGCGATAAGCATTTCCGGATCGATATTCGTCAGGACGCCAAACCAGCCGGAACGGAAGAAGCGCTCGATGCTGGCAAGCTCTTTTTCATCGTCATGCAGCCGATAGTCTTTGACCGCCTGCAGTACGATGGCATTTGCCAATTCTTCATAAGGATTCATAATCTGTACCTCCGATATTTTTAGTTCCCTCGGATCGGATTGGCACGGATTGTCGTATGTTGTCAAAGATTGTCTTAGATTTTCAAGTCCGCTTTTACTGCATCAATTAATGCGGACTGTGTTTTGTCCTTCTTGGATAGCACTTTCAGAATCCGCTCGTCGATGGTGCCTTTGGTAACGATGTGCTGCACAACAACCGTAGAAGCCGTTTGTCCTTGCCGCCACAAGCGGGCGTTAGTCTGCTGATATAATTCCAATGACCAGGTCAGCCCGAACCAGACGATGCAGGACCCTCCGTTTTGAAGGTTCAGGCCATGACCGGCAGAGGCAGGGTGAATCAGCGCCACGGGAAGCTCTCCAGTGTTCCACCTACGGATACTGTCGGTGCTGTCCAGCTTGGAAAACGGGACATGGAGCTTTTGTAGGCGCTCCGTGATGCGGGCAAGGTCATGCTTGAACCAGTAGGCTACAAGAATCGGCTTGCCACCGGCGGCCTCGATGATATCCTCCAGTGCATCCAGCTTCCGGTCATGAAGATTGATGATGCCGCCGTCGTCTGTGTAGATAGCGCCGTTTGCCATCTGGCAGAGCTTTCCGGAGAGCGCGGCTGCGTTGGCGGCGGTGATCTCGCCATCGGGAAGCTGCAGCACGAGATCTTGCTTCAAACCGTCGTAACGCTGTCGCTCCTCGTCGGAGAGCCGGACGGTGAATTCGCTGCTGATCAGCTCCGGCATTTTCAGAAGGTCGGAAGACTTCATGGAGATGGTGATGTCGCTTATCTTGTCATAGATCCGCTGTTCTGCTCCGGGTAGCGGCTTGTAACTGAAGATGACTTGCCCGTTGCGCTTGTCCGGCTGGAAATAGTCAAGCCGGTAGTGGCTGATAAACCGTCCGAGCCGAGCGCCCATATCCAGCAGCCGGAACTCTGCCCATAAATCCATGAGGCCATTTGCGGAAGGGGTCCCAGTAAGGCCGATGATGCGTTTGACTTTGGGCCGTACTTTCATCAGCGCCCGGAAGCGCTTTGCCTGGTAATTCTTGAAGGAGGACAGCTCGTCAACCACAACGGTGTCGAAGTCAAACGGTAGCTTGCTGTCCTCAATCAACCACTGGACATTTTCACGGTTAATGATGTAGATATCGGCGGGCTTCATCAGCGCCGCACGGCGCTCCGTTTCGGTGCCGACCGCCACGGAGCAGATGAGGTTCTGAAGGTGATCCCACTTATCCGCTTCAGCCGTCCATGTGTCCCGTGCCACTCGAAGCGGCGCAATCACCAGAATGCGGTGTGCCGCGAAGCTGTCAAACAGCAGGTCGTTCAGTGCCGTCAGTGTAATGCTCGTTTTGCCAAGCCCCATATCCAAGAGGATAGCGGAGATGGGGTGCTCCTCGATGTAGCGGGTAGCGTAGGTTTGGTAGTTATGTGGCTCGTATTTCATTAAGAATCCCTCCAATCTGCTGCTCATCGTCCAGCACATATACTTGAAAACCCAACCGACGAAGCATTCCATGCCTTGCAAGCTGCAAAGGTCTCGGTTTACATCCCGTTGCCTTGACTTCAACGAAAGCGATGCGACCGCCCGGTAAAAGAACGATGCGGTCGGGCATTCCGTCAAAGCCAGGGCTTGTGAACTTCGGCGCGATGCCTCCCATGTTTTTTGTAGCTCTCACGAGCTTTTGCTCGATCTGTTTTTCTCTCATGTGCTTACCCCCATTGGACAAGAGGACTGATTTTTGCTCTCAATGTCAGAAAAATCACTCCTGTCGAACACAGTATAAATGCCTTGGAAGATTTGTACAGCACGGCGAACAGTGATGGCGGCCGTTCTTATCCGAAATTCAGATTGATTGGCGAACCAAGCAAACTGGCCGAGTTTTCCAATGCTTTTGCTCTCTTGGGACAGCCCATCACAAGCAGCAGCGATACGGAATTTGCCAGATTCGTTAAGGCAATGAATGCCGCATCGTGGGTCACTCAAGGTCATGAGCATTATCCGAATACGCCGGATGGAAAATGCCCGTATTGCCAGCAGCCGCTACCTTCGGACATTGAAGAAAAAATTGCATCGTGCTTTGACGAGCAATATCAGGCCGATTTAGCCTCACTGAATCAGCTTCTCTCCGTTTACACGGAAGAGATGAACGCCAACATTGCCGTTTTAGACAATAATCTTCAAATGGACTTGTATTCCAAGATAGACACGGAAGCATACAAAACGAAAGTTGAGTTGCTTAAGCGGATAGTCGAAGGAAATATAAAGAAAATCTCCGAAAAAATAAAGGAGCCGTCCTCCGTGGTTACGCTTGACGGCATCCAAACTATCCGTAACGAAATCAATGTGCTCATTGCAGAATTTAATAATCTGATTGAAGCCAACAATGCCATCATCGCGGACAGACCGACTAAGCAGAAGGCTTGCACCGATGAGGTATGGGAACTAATTGCATTCACGCTTGCCAGCGAGGTTTCGGATTACAACGCAAGGAATGTCGCTCTCTCCGGGGAAATCACACGGTTTGAGGGTGAAATCACAACGGCAAAAGATGCCTCAGATAAGTTGGCAGATGATATAACCGAACTGAGCCGTCATACCGTCAGTACCCAGCCGACAATTAAGGGCGTCAACA
This window contains:
- a CDS encoding ArsR/SmtB family transcription factor, yielding MVAAYEEHAKVFKAFCDEKRLRILGLLRGGEKCACVLLEQLDLGQSGLSYHMKILVESGIVESRQEGKWTHYKISEKGSANACALLKKLTTPDLVREEGNCCER
- a CDS encoding site-specific DNA-methyltransferase, producing MLIEKIQIERLIPADYNPRKDLKPGDPEYEKLKRSIEQFGYVEPVIWNKTTSHVVGGHQRLKVLLGMGITEVECVVVEMDAEKEKALNVALNKISGDWDKDKLALLIADLQGADFDVSLTGFDPGEIDDLFKDSLKDGIHDDDFDVDAELQKPTMTKPSDVWLLGRHRLVCGNSTKAGTFTALMDGKLANLVVTDPPYNVNYEGAAGKIKNDNMGNQAFYDFLLAAFTNTEAAMAQDASIYVFHADTEGLNFRKAFSDVGFQLSGCCIWKKPSLVLGRSPYQWQHEPVLFGWKKKGKHNWYTDRKQTTIWEFEKSKKNADHPTMKPIALLAYPIMNSSLTNCIVLDPFGGSGSTLIACEQSDRICFTIELDEKYCDVIVKRYIEQVASADAVSVIRDGVTMKYTEVAVDE
- the metK gene encoding methionine adenosyltransferase, which encodes MITYKTAESVCAGHPDKLCDLIADSILDACLRKDKSSRVACEVMATKGKIIVAGEITCDGKVDIRLEVREVLRKVGYNPWKFTIFVFVHKQSKDIDAGVTTALEARNGSEERYASMGAGDQGTVYGYATNETREMLPLPLVLAHRIVKRVDTVRKDKIVKGILPDGKAQVTVEYEGGKPKRIKTIVVSVQHDKDKTQEQLYSDIKQNVLWQCFEDFPFDDDTEILINPSGRFVEGGPAADTGLTGRKMMVDTYGGLALHGGGAFSGKDPTKVDRSGAYMARYIAKNIVWSDLAERCEVALSYAISKADPVAVDIDAFGTNALTNDELREIVLSVFNLRPAAIIEKLRLRNVIYKDTAAYGHFNSCLFPWEDGSEHYKELRKAAEKYVDRKNSD
- a CDS encoding P27 family phage terminase small subunit, which encodes MAKDGTNRGGARVGAGAKKKPLADKISAGNPGGRKLTVMEFSDTADLQGQTMPEPNKMLEAVQKDGKTLVASEIYKSTWVWLNERGCSTLVSPQLLERYAMSVARWIQCEEAVTEYGFLAKHPTTGNAIQSPYVAMGQNYMNQTNRLWMEIFQIVKENCTGEYNGANPQDDVMERLLSARKGK
- a CDS encoding YetF domain-containing protein, with product MNFIVICATSIFSYLSLFILTKLMGHKQISQLDFFDYITGITIGSIAAELATDLEEPWKPLLAMIIYAMVTLLLSVIARKFPRTRKYLNGTSVIIMDNGKLNRESLKKVKLDVNEFLVMCREQGYFDLSSIQTALFEYNGKLTILPISSRRPTIPEDFQLNPKQETLFAEVIMDGRIIQKNLQQIGFDLNWLSKQLNQHGIRSYEDVFLAVCDRNQNISFYKKEDK
- a CDS encoding HNH endonuclease, which produces MPYKPKRPCAYPGCGRLAECEQYCAEHQKVVTKQYNQYERDPASNKRYGRAWKRIRDRYIKAHPLCEECQKQGKLTPAEEVHHILPLSKGGGNEKSNLMALCKSCHSRITAESGDRW
- a CDS encoding DEAD/DEAH box helicase, translating into MKYEPHNYQTYATRYIEEHPISAILLDMGLGKTSITLTALNDLLFDSFAAHRILVIAPLRVARDTWTAEADKWDHLQNLICSVAVGTETERRAALMKPADIYIINRENVQWLIEDSKLPFDFDTVVVDELSSFKNYQAKRFRALMKVRPKVKRIIGLTGTPSANGLMDLWAEFRLLDMGARLGRFISHYRLDYFQPDKRNGQVIFSYKPLPGAEQRIYDKISDITISMKSSDLLKMPELISSEFTVRLSDEERQRYDGLKQDLVLQLPDGEITAANAAALSGKLCQMANGAIYTDDGGIINLHDRKLDALEDIIEAAGGKPILVAYWFKHDLARITERLQKLHVPFSKLDSTDSIRRWNTGELPVALIHPASAGHGLNLQNGGSCIVWFGLTWSLELYQQTNARLWRQGQTASTVVVQHIVTKGTIDERILKVLSKKDKTQSALIDAVKADLKI
- a CDS encoding VRR-NUC domain-containing protein, with the translated sequence MREKQIEQKLVRATKNMGGIAPKFTSPGFDGMPDRIVLLPGGRIAFVEVKATGCKPRPLQLARHGMLRRLGFQVYVLDDEQQIGGILNEIRAT